One Leptospira fainei serovar Hurstbridge str. BUT 6 DNA window includes the following coding sequences:
- a CDS encoding imelysin family protein encodes MYRSGFRSFWELSVKKSYFLLRICSGYGILLTSLLSFFLVISCNPRNESASDSSLINGFLYRMFNSYDPRLFLQNMGRNIIPPLYADLNVKAQDLITKATALSTCNAGTLSNFQASWLANISAVKKVELYRFGPSNTYYPLFDAWPGEAMKTVSPESPPSNGDMDDLDASPGFSGTATAYIGTLDKDAKGLPAIEYVVFIKPGSYGATPLACSDMSANRYQLLLALVNDYAANVAALAAAWAPNGTSPYGEQLATAGTGSTAFPNSGGALDTIFAAAVRELTTMKDGKLEVPAGLSQGGNGSVINLSLSESRFSGNSIQNLRDNLSSFKTFYLGGGGTGLSDYVTFYSPTLDTQVKAQITLLESTLNSFNNISAGNMAAIKQAVTQLNTLLTILNTQLAAIVGSGVVSGHGGDGD; translated from the coding sequence ATGTATCGTTCGGGTTTTCGTTCCTTTTGGGAACTTTCTGTCAAAAAATCCTATTTTCTACTTAGAATTTGTTCCGGTTACGGAATACTTCTTACCTCTCTTCTATCATTTTTCCTCGTAATTTCCTGCAATCCAAGAAACGAGTCGGCAAGCGATTCCTCACTGATCAACGGTTTCCTTTATAGGATGTTTAATTCCTACGATCCTAGGCTCTTTTTACAAAACATGGGTCGAAATATTATTCCTCCATTATATGCCGACCTAAACGTAAAGGCGCAAGATTTAATAACGAAAGCCACCGCGCTATCGACTTGCAACGCAGGGACTCTCTCCAATTTTCAAGCTTCCTGGCTAGCGAATATTTCTGCGGTTAAAAAAGTGGAACTATATCGCTTCGGGCCTTCCAACACCTACTATCCTCTATTCGACGCTTGGCCCGGAGAAGCTATGAAGACGGTGAGTCCTGAATCACCACCTAGCAACGGTGATATGGACGATTTGGATGCGTCTCCCGGTTTCTCGGGCACTGCGACGGCATATATCGGTACTTTAGACAAGGATGCAAAAGGTCTTCCGGCTATCGAATACGTCGTTTTTATAAAACCGGGAAGCTACGGCGCTACGCCACTTGCCTGCTCGGATATGAGCGCCAATCGCTATCAACTTTTATTGGCGTTAGTTAACGATTATGCGGCAAACGTTGCCGCTCTCGCTGCGGCTTGGGCTCCGAACGGGACCTCCCCTTATGGGGAACAGTTGGCGACCGCAGGGACTGGCTCGACCGCGTTTCCAAATTCCGGCGGAGCGTTGGATACGATCTTCGCCGCCGCCGTTCGCGAATTAACGACGATGAAAGATGGAAAGTTGGAAGTTCCTGCAGGTCTTTCGCAGGGAGGAAACGGCTCCGTTATCAATCTCAGTTTGTCCGAATCCCGTTTTTCCGGAAATAGCATACAGAACCTGCGCGATAATCTTTCTTCCTTCAAAACGTTCTACTTAGGAGGCGGAGGGACCGGCTTATCCGATTACGTCACTTTTTATAGTCCGACCTTGGATACTCAGGTGAAGGCTCAAATTACCCTCTTAGAATCCACACTTAATTCGTTTAATAATATTAGCGCAGGTAATATGGCCGCAATCAAACAAGCCGTCACTCAATTAAATACCTTATTGACGATTTTGAACACGCAGCTTGCGGCGATCGTCGGTAGCGGTGTCGTGTCAGGACATGGAGGGGATGGAGATTGA
- a CDS encoding transglutaminase family protein: MSLLVSLTHETSYEYDKAVSLSPHVIRLRPAPHSRTKIISYSLQVEPAKQFLNWQQDPFGNYQARLVFPEKTNRLRILVDLIVEIQVFNPFDFFLEPDAEEAPFIYSDSLRRELMPYLSASDGSYALANYISQLRKDGILQKARTVDYLVRLNHRVYEDISYVIRMEPGVQTCTETLEKKSGSCRDSAFLLVQILRHIGLAARFVSGYLIQLKPDEVPIDGPAGPTEDFTDLHAWAEVYLPGAGWVGLDPTSGLLTGEGHIPLAAVPEPSSASPVFGYSDPANAKFHFHMAVKRIKESPRVTKPYTEERWEKILKLGKKIDDKLRKNDIRLSIGGEPTFVSDTDRQNPQWNTDALGTEKLSLAEELLANLRKRFAPGSVVQVTQGKWYPGEPLPRWSLNAFWRRDGDKLWQEEAYLSSAKEKKDADRDDELTKAETIGEQICVSLGLSNKHMIPLFEDGFYYLWKEGQLPKWEKPESPKDDDFSFESLERRRVLSVLEKDFKLKKGFAIPLQYNYILKRWESSEWTYRRERLYLVPGDSPAGLRLPFASIADSFRLSAVLTDVAEPSKLPSYKELSKKVKERSQKEGKFYPNGKELPIRSTLVIEPRLGVLHIFLPPIERLDIWLDLLTSIEDACLRTKLPIVFEGYEPPHDNRLSLFRITPDPGVIEVNLHPSSDFEELAEKTRILYEEAKAIKLSAEKFQIGGRHSGTGGGNHITVGAMTPADSPFLRRPDLLRSLVSYWQHHPSLSYLFSGLFVGPTSQAPRLDEGRDEALYEFELAAKQVDERKKDLPPWLIDRLFRNLLVDLTGNTHRAEISIDKLYPPAGPRLGLVELRAFEMPPHYRMSVVQQLLVLSLLGRLWEKPYKKSPVHWGTELHDRFLLPHYVWNDFKDVLRDLKDHGYPFEDDDFLPFFEFRFPVYGTLKKDDIFLELRLALEPWNVLGEESSSFGTSRSVDSAVERLQVRVEGWTNERFQLACNGVEVPLRPTGKPGEAVAGIRFKAWNLPFTLHPNLPVQNPLVFDIWDSWSNRPVAGCRYYVSHPGGRAYETFPVNSFEAESRRISRFFPDGHSGGLKESPRKVEKSHPYTLDLRWVDKNI, encoded by the coding sequence ATGTCGTTATTGGTATCTCTAACACACGAAACATCTTACGAATATGACAAAGCGGTTTCTCTTTCCCCGCATGTGATTCGCTTGCGTCCGGCTCCCCATTCTCGGACTAAGATTATCTCCTATTCGCTTCAAGTGGAACCGGCCAAGCAATTTTTAAATTGGCAACAGGATCCGTTCGGAAATTACCAAGCGAGACTCGTTTTTCCCGAAAAAACGAATCGGCTTAGGATTCTCGTGGATCTAATCGTCGAAATCCAAGTCTTTAATCCGTTCGATTTTTTTCTGGAACCGGATGCGGAAGAGGCGCCTTTTATTTATTCCGATTCTTTACGGAGGGAGCTCATGCCGTATTTGAGCGCTTCCGACGGAAGTTATGCGTTGGCGAATTACATTTCGCAACTTAGGAAAGACGGAATATTACAAAAAGCTCGTACCGTCGATTACTTGGTTCGATTGAATCATCGAGTCTATGAAGACATCTCCTATGTTATTCGTATGGAACCTGGCGTGCAGACGTGCACTGAAACTTTAGAAAAGAAATCCGGATCCTGCAGGGACTCCGCTTTCCTGTTGGTTCAAATTTTACGACATATAGGCCTGGCTGCACGTTTCGTTTCCGGGTATCTCATTCAATTAAAGCCGGACGAAGTTCCGATAGACGGACCGGCCGGTCCAACCGAAGACTTTACCGATTTGCATGCCTGGGCCGAAGTCTATTTACCCGGCGCAGGTTGGGTGGGTCTCGATCCAACGTCCGGTCTACTCACCGGCGAAGGCCATATTCCTTTGGCTGCCGTTCCCGAACCTTCCAGCGCCTCGCCGGTATTCGGATATTCCGATCCCGCAAACGCTAAATTCCATTTTCACATGGCCGTAAAACGAATAAAAGAATCCCCGCGTGTCACGAAACCGTACACTGAAGAAAGGTGGGAAAAGATTCTCAAATTAGGGAAAAAAATCGATGATAAATTAAGAAAAAATGATATTCGATTGTCGATCGGAGGAGAGCCGACGTTCGTTTCCGACACTGACCGCCAGAATCCGCAATGGAATACAGATGCGCTCGGAACCGAGAAACTTTCTTTGGCGGAAGAGTTGCTAGCTAATCTTAGAAAACGATTCGCTCCCGGTTCGGTCGTTCAGGTTACTCAAGGTAAGTGGTATCCTGGGGAGCCTTTGCCTCGTTGGTCCTTGAATGCATTTTGGAGACGGGACGGGGATAAGCTTTGGCAGGAAGAAGCATATTTATCTTCCGCTAAGGAAAAAAAAGACGCGGATCGAGATGACGAGCTGACTAAAGCCGAAACAATCGGCGAGCAAATTTGCGTTTCGCTAGGACTTTCTAACAAACACATGATACCCTTATTCGAAGACGGCTTCTATTATCTATGGAAGGAAGGACAGTTGCCGAAATGGGAAAAGCCGGAATCTCCGAAGGACGACGATTTTTCCTTTGAATCGCTGGAAAGAAGGCGAGTACTTTCCGTGTTGGAAAAGGACTTTAAATTAAAGAAAGGATTCGCTATTCCATTACAATATAATTATATTTTAAAGCGTTGGGAAAGTTCTGAATGGACTTACCGTCGGGAACGTCTATATTTGGTACCAGGCGACAGTCCCGCCGGTTTACGCCTTCCGTTCGCTTCCATTGCGGATTCCTTTCGTCTTTCCGCAGTTCTTACCGATGTTGCGGAACCAAGCAAACTCCCTTCCTATAAGGAACTTTCAAAGAAAGTCAAAGAGCGATCACAAAAAGAGGGAAAATTTTATCCGAACGGAAAAGAACTTCCGATTCGAAGTACTTTAGTAATCGAACCCCGTCTCGGGGTTTTACATATATTTCTTCCGCCGATCGAGCGTTTAGATATCTGGTTGGATTTATTGACCTCCATCGAAGATGCCTGCCTTCGAACAAAGCTGCCGATCGTATTCGAAGGATACGAACCTCCGCATGATAATCGATTGTCCCTATTTAGAATTACACCCGATCCGGGCGTAATCGAAGTGAATCTACATCCTTCCTCCGATTTTGAAGAATTGGCGGAGAAGACTCGGATTCTTTACGAGGAAGCGAAAGCGATCAAACTCAGTGCGGAAAAATTTCAGATAGGCGGTCGTCATTCGGGAACCGGAGGCGGCAATCACATCACGGTAGGCGCAATGACTCCGGCTGACAGTCCCTTCCTGCGAAGACCGGATTTACTGAGAAGCTTGGTTAGTTACTGGCAGCATCATCCGTCCTTATCCTACTTATTTTCGGGGTTATTCGTAGGACCGACTTCTCAAGCTCCTCGGTTGGATGAAGGTAGGGACGAGGCTTTGTATGAATTCGAATTGGCGGCAAAGCAAGTCGATGAAAGAAAGAAAGACCTCCCTCCATGGCTAATCGATAGATTGTTTCGAAATTTGCTAGTCGACCTGACTGGAAATACTCATCGAGCGGAGATTTCGATCGATAAATTATATCCTCCTGCCGGACCTCGATTGGGATTGGTGGAGTTAAGAGCGTTTGAAATGCCGCCACATTACCGAATGAGCGTCGTCCAACAACTTCTCGTTTTATCCCTCTTAGGTCGTCTTTGGGAAAAACCTTATAAGAAGTCCCCGGTACATTGGGGAACGGAATTACACGATCGTTTTCTACTACCACATTATGTTTGGAACGATTTTAAGGACGTCTTAAGAGATTTAAAAGATCACGGATATCCTTTCGAGGATGATGATTTTCTTCCGTTCTTCGAGTTTCGATTTCCCGTATACGGAACTCTCAAGAAAGACGACATCTTTCTGGAATTACGACTTGCATTAGAACCTTGGAATGTTCTTGGAGAAGAATCTTCCTCGTTCGGGACCTCTCGATCCGTCGATTCCGCAGTGGAACGATTACAAGTAAGAGTCGAGGGTTGGACCAATGAGCGTTTTCAATTGGCCTGCAATGGGGTCGAAGTTCCATTGCGCCCTACGGGTAAGCCGGGGGAGGCAGTGGCCGGCATTCGCTTCAAAGCCTGGAATCTTCCGTTTACCCTCCATCCAAATTTACCCGTCCAAAATCCTCTCGTCTTCGACATTTGGGATTCATGGTCGAACCGGCCTGTCGCCGGATGTAGATATTACGTTTCTCATCCCGGTGGAAGGGCCTATGAGACTTTCCCGGTGAATTCCTTCGAGGCGGAAAGCCGGAGGATTTCACGGTTTTTCCCGGATGGGCATTCCGGCGGTTTGAAGGAATCACCTCGAAAAGTAGAAAAATCGCATCCGTACACTTTGGACCTAAGATGGGTGGATAAGAATATCTAA
- a CDS encoding alpha-E domain-containing protein: MLSRVAESVYWMNRYMERAENYSRFLDVNFQLSLDLNEDANRQWMPLVYTTGDNELFTKKYSLPTKENVIHFMSLDVENPNSIMNCLIRARENARTIRENISTPMWEVINEFYLTFRTRKKFEESDMPGIAEFFKSIRNQCLLFYGCQEATISHDEVWHFALLGRLLERADKTTRILDMKYFILLPSHEETGSTLDLIQWLSLLKSASAHEMFNRIYTRITPKNIAQFLILDKLFPRAIRFCLSKTFDSLKILSGTDKDSYANETERRVGLLLSEMNYASIDEIFGTGMHEYLDQLQVRLNGIASELDETYFRN, encoded by the coding sequence ATGCTGAGCCGAGTCGCCGAATCCGTGTATTGGATGAATCGATACATGGAGAGAGCGGAGAATTATTCCCGCTTTCTTGATGTAAATTTCCAGCTTTCTTTGGATTTAAACGAAGATGCGAATCGTCAATGGATGCCGTTGGTCTACACGACGGGAGATAACGAACTTTTTACTAAGAAGTATTCCCTTCCCACAAAGGAAAATGTGATTCATTTTATGAGTCTGGACGTCGAAAATCCGAACTCCATTATGAATTGCTTAATTAGGGCCAGGGAAAACGCACGAACGATTCGTGAGAATATTTCCACACCTATGTGGGAAGTGATTAACGAGTTTTATCTTACGTTTCGTACGAGAAAGAAATTCGAGGAATCGGATATGCCCGGAATCGCCGAATTTTTTAAATCAATTCGAAATCAATGCTTGTTGTTTTATGGATGCCAAGAAGCCACCATTTCACACGATGAAGTTTGGCATTTCGCTTTGTTGGGAAGATTATTGGAAAGGGCCGATAAGACGACTCGGATTCTGGATATGAAATATTTCATTCTGCTTCCGTCTCATGAAGAAACAGGGTCGACCTTGGATTTGATTCAATGGCTATCCCTTCTGAAATCAGCAAGTGCTCACGAGATGTTTAATCGAATATATACAAGGATCACGCCTAAGAATATCGCTCAATTCTTGATCTTGGATAAGCTCTTCCCGAGAGCGATTCGATTTTGTTTGTCTAAAACCTTCGATAGCTTAAAGATTCTAAGCGGTACCGACAAGGATTCGTATGCGAACGAAACGGAACGTCGGGTCGGACTATTATTATCCGAAATGAACTACGCTTCCATCGACGAGATTTTTGGGACGGGCATGCATGAATATTTGGATCAGTTGCAAGTCAGATTGAACGGTATTGCGTCGGAGTTGGACGAAACATACTTCAGGAATTAA
- a CDS encoding circularly permuted type 2 ATP-grasp protein, whose product MLLTNYQTDSFYDEMFSPEGGIRQSYHTLKSRIEGMDDKELFKRKSSAEKALLSLGITFNVYGDEEEEERIMPFDIIPRIVTAHEWKKLEDGLKQRIRALNLFVQDIYGDEKIIKDGIIPAEIIYSSTGYLKECKGVVPPKGTWIHITGTDLVRDGDGRMLVLEDNLRCPSGVSYVLENREVMKKTFPELFASLSVRPIYDYPIRLRGMLEHISGKPNPNIAVLTPGIYNSAYYEHSFLASRMGVPLVEGTDLVVKDDKLYMRTTHGLKQVDVLYRRIDDIFMDPKVFRKDSLLGVPGIFEAFRKGNVALANAPGTGVADDKVIYSFVPEIIKYYLGEEAIIPNVPTYLCSREKDLKYVRENISNLVVKAANGAGGYGMIIGPVASEKEREEFIRKVEADPRNYIAQPVLNLSRVPTLVENKLEGRHVDLRPFILYGEDIYVMPGGLTRVALRKGSLVVNSSQGGGSKDTWVMGHG is encoded by the coding sequence ATGCTCCTGACAAACTATCAAACAGATTCATTTTACGATGAGATGTTCTCGCCAGAAGGCGGGATCCGGCAGAGTTACCATACCTTGAAATCCAGAATCGAAGGGATGGACGACAAGGAGTTGTTCAAGCGCAAAAGCTCGGCGGAAAAAGCTCTGCTCTCTTTAGGAATTACCTTCAACGTTTACGGTGATGAGGAAGAAGAAGAGAGGATCATGCCTTTCGATATCATTCCAAGGATCGTAACGGCTCACGAGTGGAAAAAATTAGAGGATGGATTAAAGCAGCGAATCCGTGCGCTCAATCTTTTTGTCCAGGATATATACGGTGATGAAAAAATCATCAAAGACGGAATTATTCCGGCGGAAATCATTTATAGCAGCACCGGCTACTTGAAGGAATGTAAAGGAGTCGTTCCTCCCAAAGGTACTTGGATTCATATCACCGGAACGGATCTGGTTCGCGACGGGGACGGGAGAATGCTTGTGCTCGAGGATAATCTCCGTTGTCCGTCGGGCGTATCCTATGTATTAGAAAATCGTGAAGTAATGAAGAAGACGTTTCCGGAATTGTTCGCAAGTCTTTCCGTCCGTCCGATTTACGATTATCCGATCAGGCTTCGAGGAATGCTCGAGCATATTTCGGGAAAACCGAATCCTAATATCGCGGTTTTGACTCCCGGAATCTATAACTCGGCCTATTATGAGCATAGCTTTTTAGCGTCTAGGATGGGAGTTCCTTTAGTCGAAGGAACCGATCTGGTAGTTAAGGACGACAAACTTTACATGAGAACCACTCATGGATTGAAACAAGTGGATGTTCTTTATCGAAGGATAGACGATATTTTCATGGACCCGAAGGTGTTCCGTAAGGATTCCTTGCTCGGAGTGCCCGGGATTTTCGAAGCTTTTAGAAAAGGAAATGTTGCTCTTGCAAACGCTCCAGGCACCGGAGTTGCCGATGACAAGGTAATCTATTCTTTCGTACCGGAAATCATTAAATATTATCTGGGTGAGGAAGCTATCATTCCGAATGTTCCTACTTATCTTTGTTCCAGAGAAAAAGATTTGAAATACGTTCGGGAGAATATCTCAAATTTAGTCGTAAAAGCCGCGAACGGGGCCGGCGGATACGGAATGATCATCGGCCCCGTCGCAAGTGAAAAGGAACGGGAAGAGTTCATCAGAAAAGTGGAAGCGGATCCGCGTAATTACATCGCGCAACCTGTGCTGAATCTTTCCCGTGTTCCCACTTTGGTAGAGAATAAATTGGAAGGTCGTCATGTCGACTTACGACCGTTTATTCTTTATGGAGAAGATATTTATGTGATGCCCGGAGGGCTTACAAGAGTCGCTTTGCGTAAAGGATCGTTGGTCGTAAATTCTTCGCAAGGCGGGGGATCCAAAGATACATGGGTCATGGGTCATGGATGA
- a CDS encoding TRL domain-containing protein, translated as MRSSIFYLSFVLSFAVASCTSTPEPGWIYTNNKYHLSADPAGHTVTSARILKKGESCTFGSVLFYFGYYGQQVSLKETLIRSKISKVALIDRSTESYLMGLVYFDCIEVWGE; from the coding sequence ATGAGGAGTTCGATTTTTTACTTATCCTTCGTTTTGTCGTTCGCGGTCGCTTCCTGCACTTCGACTCCCGAACCTGGCTGGATCTATACGAATAATAAATATCATTTGTCCGCAGATCCTGCCGGACATACAGTCACGTCCGCTAGGATTTTGAAAAAAGGGGAATCTTGCACTTTTGGATCCGTTCTTTTTTACTTCGGCTATTACGGGCAGCAGGTTTCTTTGAAGGAAACTCTTATTCGGAGTAAGATCTCGAAAGTTGCCCTGATCGATCGGAGCACTGAAAGTTATTTGATGGGGCTGGTTTATTTCGATTGTATCGAGGTCTGGGGGGAATGA
- a CDS encoding TRL-like family protein encodes MSQSRRTYVIIRIYLLLLGFLLTTLSCASGPVSGILYSKTSFPGTINPDSSVRRELRAEGCVHNFLTLFSVGNAGAGEIAFKNGISRVSLIDHSSLQILTLLYRNYCTIVIGEKG; translated from the coding sequence ATGAGTCAGTCTCGAAGAACTTACGTCATAATCCGGATCTATCTTTTACTATTAGGTTTCCTTCTTACGACTTTGAGCTGCGCTTCGGGACCCGTTTCCGGTATACTCTATTCGAAAACTTCTTTTCCCGGAACGATCAATCCTGACTCGTCGGTTCGTAGAGAGTTGAGAGCTGAAGGTTGCGTACATAATTTTTTGACTCTTTTTTCAGTCGGCAATGCAGGAGCGGGCGAAATCGCTTTCAAAAATGGAATTAGCCGAGTTTCACTGATCGATCATTCTAGCTTACAAATCCTAACCCTACTTTATCGAAATTACTGTACGATCGTAATCGGAGAGAAAGGATGA
- the lsa14 gene encoding adhesin Lsa14: protein MNWRKIPRFLRGTILSDRNIERISVILRMKVNVLSILSFCLLINCTGWNLLSAGSPRIETHPIRGGSNPAQSISRGGFLFFETSSWTGDLSKAAPTDFGESCAYSIFSVYAYGDSSVEASIRNGNIQDVGFVEFDQIAVLGGTVYQSFCTVVWGKRSESIRPARSDGEKQ, encoded by the coding sequence ATGAATTGGAGAAAGATTCCAAGATTCTTAAGGGGAACGATCCTCTCTGATCGGAATATAGAGAGGATTTCTGTGATTTTAAGAATGAAAGTTAATGTTCTATCGATTCTGTCTTTTTGCCTTCTCATAAATTGTACTGGATGGAATCTTTTGAGCGCGGGATCGCCGCGAATTGAGACGCATCCGATTCGTGGTGGAAGTAATCCGGCTCAATCGATTTCAAGAGGAGGCTTTCTTTTTTTTGAGACGAGCAGTTGGACGGGAGATCTTTCAAAGGCGGCACCGACCGATTTCGGCGAGTCCTGTGCTTATAGTATTTTTTCCGTTTACGCTTATGGGGATTCAAGTGTGGAAGCTTCCATCAGAAATGGAAATATTCAGGATGTAGGGTTTGTTGAATTCGATCAAATTGCAGTTTTGGGGGGGACGGTGTATCAATCTTTTTGCACGGTAGTTTGGGGGAAAAGGAGTGAGTCGATACGGCCCGCTCGTTCCGACGGAGAAAAACAATGA
- the lsa14 gene encoding adhesin Lsa14 produces MIETFLIRHSYKIVLVLFVGLHSFCSGVNILTVTNAESSTHPIVGDSNFIQILSKGNWIFSKQSAIGGNPQQGESILSSSACSRSFLGLVGWGDSSMEEILRRSRIKKIAFVEYTQEAWFSGLLFHSFCTIVNGEGDELEKDSKILKGNDPL; encoded by the coding sequence ATGATCGAGACTTTCTTAATTCGTCATTCTTACAAAATCGTGCTCGTTCTTTTTGTCGGATTGCACTCCTTTTGTTCCGGCGTAAATATACTTACAGTGACGAATGCCGAATCTTCGACCCATCCGATCGTTGGTGATTCCAATTTTATCCAAATTTTATCAAAGGGGAATTGGATTTTTTCCAAGCAATCGGCTATCGGCGGGAATCCTCAGCAAGGGGAAAGCATACTTTCGTCCTCGGCATGCAGTAGAAGCTTTCTCGGGTTAGTCGGCTGGGGGGATTCATCTATGGAAGAAATTTTGCGACGATCACGTATTAAGAAAATTGCATTCGTGGAATACACTCAGGAAGCATGGTTTTCCGGGCTTCTATTTCATTCCTTTTGCACTATTGTAAACGGAGAAGGAGATGAATTGGAGAAAGATTCCAAGATTCTTAAGGGGAACGATCCTCTCTGA
- a CDS encoding saccharopine dehydrogenase family protein, producing MASKEWLLYGANGYTGELIARRAVSRGMKPVLAGRSPAKIEALAKELRLEYRVFGLDNLETIKKNVRSFSLILHCAGPFVSTSVPMAQACISQKVHYLDITGEIPVYESLFTLNQSAVEAGILLLPGVGFDIVPTDCVAASLKKKLPSATELELAFVGLSEVSPGTMKSALAQLPFGSKIRKNGEIVGVPHLSSSKTISIKDRTYRIYGIPWGDVFTAYISTGIPNIQVFTDIPEQQVKAMKYLRPFLSLLKLSPVLKAMQALVGKTIKGPGEETRTNVKTRVWGEVRAQSGKSISLLLECKEGYEFTIESSILAVQKVLNGKGGKGFRTPSLAFGSDFVLEVPGSKWEFIERKD from the coding sequence ATGGCTTCAAAAGAATGGTTATTGTACGGGGCAAATGGATATACGGGCGAGTTAATTGCCCGTCGGGCGGTTTCTCGAGGAATGAAACCGGTTCTCGCCGGTAGAAGTCCCGCAAAAATCGAAGCCCTCGCGAAGGAACTTAGGCTAGAATATAGAGTCTTCGGCTTAGACAACTTGGAGACGATAAAAAAGAACGTTCGTTCATTTTCGCTCATCCTTCACTGCGCAGGACCTTTCGTTTCAACATCTGTCCCGATGGCTCAGGCGTGCATTTCTCAAAAAGTTCATTACTTAGATATTACCGGTGAAATTCCGGTGTACGAATCTTTGTTCACTTTGAATCAATCGGCAGTGGAAGCGGGAATTTTGCTCCTGCCCGGAGTGGGTTTCGACATAGTGCCGACGGATTGCGTTGCAGCTTCCTTGAAAAAAAAATTGCCGTCCGCGACGGAATTGGAACTCGCTTTCGTCGGCTTAAGCGAAGTTTCACCCGGCACGATGAAAAGCGCCCTTGCTCAGCTTCCTTTCGGCTCTAAGATTCGTAAGAATGGGGAGATCGTAGGAGTTCCTCATTTAAGTTCGAGTAAAACGATATCGATCAAAGATAGGACGTATCGGATATACGGAATTCCCTGGGGTGACGTATTTACCGCATACATTTCAACCGGCATTCCGAATATTCAGGTGTTCACCGATATTCCAGAGCAACAAGTTAAGGCGATGAAATATTTAAGACCTTTTCTATCGTTATTGAAGTTATCTCCGGTTCTGAAAGCGATGCAAGCCTTAGTGGGAAAGACGATTAAGGGACCTGGAGAAGAAACTAGGACTAACGTGAAGACTCGTGTGTGGGGAGAAGTTAGAGCTCAATCCGGAAAGTCGATTTCTTTACTATTGGAATGCAAAGAAGGATACGAGTTCACGATTGAATCTTCGATCCTTGCCGTACAAAAAGTATTGAACGGAAAGGGTGGAAAAGGATTTCGCACTCCTAGCTTAGCCTTCGGTTCCGATTTTGTATTGGAAGTGCCGGGCTCTAAATGGGAATTCATCGAGCGAAAAGATTAA